The proteins below come from a single Streptomyces sp. SCSIO 75703 genomic window:
- a CDS encoding DAK2 domain-containing protein, whose amino-acid sequence MPRRFFDASAVRTWCGLSLDALGRAREGIDAINVYPVADGDTGTNLYLTVESAAAAVEAVFAAHEVPAAVTAAAGETAAGGPAAGAGGTGAGGTHASADAGPELADVVRAMAHGALIGARGNSGTILAQLLRGMAQVLAGAAESGSAGSGGSAGPAGPGGPAGFAADGAVLAWALRRAADSARQAVAHPVEGTVLTVASAAADAASAAADAASAAADAASAAAEGAGDAGGDCAAVSRAAYDGARRALAATPGLLPALERAHVVDAGGQGLVTLLAALVEALTGHAPEPPVVPHARVERGEPAGRPPSGAHTERDTPGECAGAECAEGGPAFEVIYLLEATDDAVARLRRRLDALGESLVVVGGDGLWNVHVHVDDAGAAVEAGVEAGRPYRIRITHFGHDEAHAPERPVRERAQRAVVAVVPGEGLAGLCAEAGATTVLARPGEPPASGELVQAVRRAHAREVVLLPNDTELRHTAAAAADQARAEGVRVALIPTRSAVQGLAALAVHEPARRFDEDVVAMTSAAGATRHAEVTVAEHRSWTSAGICQAGDVLGLLDGDVAVIGTDVTAVAETVLDRMLAAGGELVTLVVGDEAPETVAGRLEARVREAYLAVDTVVYHGGRQGALLLIGVE is encoded by the coding sequence GTGCCGCGGAGGTTCTTCGACGCTTCGGCGGTCCGCACCTGGTGCGGACTGTCGCTGGACGCGCTGGGGCGGGCCCGCGAGGGGATCGACGCGATCAACGTCTACCCGGTCGCGGACGGGGACACCGGCACCAACCTGTACCTGACCGTGGAGTCGGCCGCCGCCGCCGTCGAGGCGGTCTTCGCCGCGCACGAGGTGCCGGCCGCGGTGACCGCGGCGGCGGGGGAGACGGCCGCCGGGGGCCCCGCGGCGGGCGCGGGGGGCACGGGGGCCGGGGGAACGCACGCGTCCGCGGACGCCGGGCCGGAACTGGCCGACGTGGTGCGCGCCATGGCGCACGGGGCGCTGATCGGCGCCCGGGGCAACTCCGGGACGATCCTGGCGCAGCTCCTGCGGGGGATGGCCCAGGTGCTCGCGGGGGCGGCGGAGTCCGGGTCCGCCGGGTCCGGAGGGTCCGCTGGTCCCGCTGGTCCCGGCGGTCCTGCCGGGTTCGCCGCCGACGGGGCCGTGCTCGCGTGGGCCCTGCGCCGCGCGGCCGACTCCGCCCGGCAGGCCGTCGCCCACCCGGTCGAGGGCACCGTCCTGACCGTCGCCTCGGCCGCCGCCGACGCCGCCTCGGCCGCCGCCGACGCCGCCTCGGCCGCCGCCGACGCCGCCTCGGCCGCCGCCGAGGGTGCCGGGGACGCCGGGGGCGACTGCGCCGCCGTGTCCCGTGCCGCGTACGACGGTGCCCGTCGGGCGCTGGCCGCGACCCCCGGTCTGCTCCCCGCGCTGGAACGCGCCCACGTGGTGGACGCCGGCGGCCAGGGCCTGGTCACCCTCCTCGCCGCGCTGGTCGAGGCGCTCACCGGGCACGCCCCCGAGCCGCCCGTCGTGCCGCACGCGCGCGTGGAGCGCGGCGAGCCCGCGGGCCGCCCGCCCTCCGGCGCGCACACCGAGCGGGACACGCCGGGGGAGTGCGCCGGGGCGGAGTGCGCCGAGGGCGGCCCCGCCTTCGAGGTGATCTACCTCCTGGAGGCCACCGACGACGCCGTGGCGCGGCTGCGGCGGCGGCTCGACGCCCTCGGGGAATCGCTCGTCGTGGTCGGCGGCGACGGACTGTGGAACGTCCACGTGCACGTCGACGACGCCGGCGCCGCCGTCGAGGCGGGTGTCGAGGCCGGGCGGCCGTACCGGATCAGGATCACCCACTTCGGCCACGACGAGGCACACGCCCCCGAGCGCCCGGTCCGGGAGCGGGCCCAGCGCGCCGTCGTCGCGGTCGTCCCCGGCGAGGGACTGGCCGGACTCTGCGCGGAGGCCGGCGCGACCACCGTGCTCGCCCGCCCCGGGGAACCGCCCGCCAGCGGCGAACTCGTCCAGGCCGTCCGGCGCGCGCACGCCCGCGAGGTCGTCCTGCTGCCCAACGACACCGAACTGCGCCACACCGCCGCCGCCGCGGCCGACCAGGCCCGTGCCGAGGGCGTCCGCGTCGCCCTGATCCCCACCCGCTCCGCCGTCCAGGGCCTCGCCGCGCTCGCCGTGCACGAGCCCGCGCGCCGTTTCGACGAGGACGTCGTGGCCATGACCTCGGCGGCCGGCGCGACCCGCCACGCCGAGGTCACCGTCGCCGAGCACCGGTCGTGGACCTCGGCCGGCATCTGCCAGGCCGGGGACGTGCTCGGCCTCCTCGACGGGGACGTGGCCGTCATCGGCACCGACGTCACCGCCGTCGCCGAGACCGTGCTCGACCGCATGCTCGCGGCCGGCGGCGAACTCGTCACCCTGGTCGTCGGCGACGAGGCCCCCGAGACCGTCGCCGGCCGGCTGGAGGCCCGGGTGAGGGAGGCGTACCTCGCCGTCGACACCGTCGTCTACCACGGCGGCCGGCAGGGCGCCCTGCTCCTCATCGGCGTCGAATAG
- the rpmB gene encoding 50S ribosomal protein L28, with protein sequence MAANCDVCGKGPGFGNNISHSHRRTSRRWNPNIQRVRTVVGGTPKRVNACTSCIKAGKVSR encoded by the coding sequence GTGGCTGCCAACTGCGACGTCTGCGGCAAGGGGCCGGGCTTCGGCAACAACATCTCGCACTCGCACCGCCGTACGTCCCGTCGCTGGAACCCCAACATCCAGCGTGTGCGTACCGTGGTCGGCGGGACGCCGAAGCGCGTGAACGCCTGCACCTCGTGCATCAAGGCCGGCAAGGTCTCGCGCTGA
- the thiD gene encoding bifunctional hydroxymethylpyrimidine kinase/phosphomethylpyrimidine kinase, with protein sequence MTPPRVLTVAGSDSGGGAGIQADLKTMLALGTHGMSVLTAVTAQNSLGVQGAWELPVEAVRAQYRSVVDDIGVQAVKTGMLSSAEVVETVAALIAGTDAPAVVDPVGVSKHGDALLAASALDAVRTRLLPAATVATPNLDEVAQLTGVEAGSEADLPRAAAAVLEFGPRWVLIKGGHLEGDAVDLLTDGSEEHWLRAPRLDNRHTHGTGCTLASAVACGLARGLSVPDAVRAAKEYVTGAIRAGFALGGGIGPVGHGWALRRATP encoded by the coding sequence GTGACCCCGCCGCGCGTCCTGACCGTGGCCGGTTCCGACTCCGGCGGCGGAGCGGGGATCCAGGCCGACCTGAAGACGATGCTCGCCCTCGGTACCCACGGCATGAGCGTGCTCACCGCGGTCACCGCGCAGAACTCGCTCGGGGTCCAGGGCGCCTGGGAGCTGCCGGTGGAGGCGGTCCGCGCCCAGTACCGCAGCGTCGTCGACGACATCGGGGTGCAGGCGGTCAAGACCGGCATGCTCTCCTCCGCCGAAGTGGTCGAGACGGTCGCCGCACTGATCGCCGGTACCGACGCGCCGGCCGTGGTCGACCCGGTCGGCGTCTCCAAGCACGGCGACGCGCTGCTCGCCGCCTCCGCCCTGGACGCCGTCCGCACCCGGCTCCTGCCGGCGGCGACGGTGGCCACGCCCAACCTCGACGAGGTGGCGCAACTGACCGGGGTGGAGGCCGGCTCGGAGGCGGATCTGCCGAGGGCCGCCGCGGCGGTCCTGGAGTTCGGGCCGCGCTGGGTGCTGATCAAGGGCGGGCACCTGGAGGGGGACGCCGTGGACCTGCTCACCGACGGCTCCGAGGAGCACTGGCTGCGCGCCCCGCGCCTGGACAACCGGCACACGCACGGCACGGGCTGCACCCTCGCCTCGGCCGTCGCCTGCGGGCTGGCCCGGGGACTGAGCGTCCCCGACGCGGTCCGGGCGGCCAAGGAGTACGTCACGGGCGCCATCCGGGCCGGCTTCGCCCTCGGCGGCGGCATCGGACCGGTCGGCCACGGCTGGGCCCTGCGCCGCGCGACGCCCTAG
- a CDS encoding thiamine-phosphate kinase — protein MKGTVGELGEFGLIRELTSRLTTTPAVRVGPGDDAAVVAAPDRRVVASTDILVEGRHFRRDWSTAYDVGRKAAAQNLADIAAMGAVPTALLLGLVVPSELPVTWPTELMDGLRDECQVAGAAVVGGDVVGGDTITVSITALGDLRNQEPVTRGGAQPGDLVAVTGWLGWSAAGFAVLSRGFRSPRAFVEAHRRPEPPYHAGPAAAALGATAMCDVSDGLVADLGHIAEASKVRIDVRSGQIDIPSQMNDIGQAVGVDPMQWVLTGGEDHAMVATFPPDVKLPARWKVIGEVLNPSALPQVTVDGAPWTSTGGWDHFGGGGEA, from the coding sequence ATGAAGGGCACTGTCGGTGAGCTGGGGGAGTTCGGGCTCATCAGGGAGCTCACCTCCCGGCTCACCACGACCCCGGCGGTCCGCGTCGGCCCCGGCGACGACGCCGCGGTGGTCGCCGCACCCGACCGCCGGGTGGTGGCCAGCACCGACATCCTCGTGGAGGGACGGCACTTCCGGCGCGACTGGTCCACCGCCTACGACGTGGGCCGCAAGGCGGCGGCCCAGAACCTGGCGGACATCGCCGCGATGGGCGCCGTGCCCACCGCACTGCTCCTCGGCCTCGTCGTCCCCTCCGAACTCCCGGTGACCTGGCCGACCGAGCTGATGGACGGGCTGCGCGACGAGTGCCAGGTCGCGGGCGCCGCCGTGGTGGGCGGCGACGTGGTGGGCGGTGACACGATCACCGTCTCCATCACCGCCCTCGGCGACCTGCGCAACCAGGAGCCCGTCACCCGGGGCGGCGCCCAGCCCGGCGACCTGGTCGCGGTGACCGGCTGGCTCGGCTGGTCCGCCGCCGGATTCGCCGTCCTGTCCCGGGGTTTCCGCTCCCCGCGCGCCTTCGTGGAGGCGCACCGGCGCCCCGAGCCGCCCTACCACGCCGGCCCGGCCGCCGCCGCCCTCGGCGCCACCGCCATGTGCGACGTGAGCGACGGGCTCGTCGCCGACCTCGGGCACATCGCCGAGGCCAGCAAGGTGCGTATCGACGTCCGCTCCGGACAGATCGACATCCCCTCCCAGATGAACGACATCGGCCAGGCCGTCGGCGTCGATCCGATGCAGTGGGTGCTCACCGGGGGAGAGGACCACGCCATGGTCGCGACCTTCCCGCCGGACGTGAAGCTGCCCGCCCGCTGGAAGGTCATCGGCGAGGTGCTCAACCCCTCGGCGCTGCCCCAGGTCACGGTCGACGGCGCGCCGTGGACCAGCACCGGCGGCTGGGACCACTTCGGAGGGGGTGGGGAGGCGTGA
- a CDS encoding Lrp/AsnC ligand binding domain-containing protein, giving the protein MVQAYILIQTEVGKASAVARTIGEIPGVIQAEDVTGPYDVIVRAQSDTVDALGRMVVAKVQQVDGITRTLTCPVVHL; this is encoded by the coding sequence GTGGTACAGGCGTACATCCTGATCCAGACGGAGGTCGGCAAGGCGTCGGCCGTCGCCCGGACGATCGGGGAGATCCCCGGCGTGATCCAGGCCGAGGACGTGACGGGACCCTATGACGTCATTGTCCGGGCGCAGTCCGACACCGTCGATGCCCTGGGCCGCATGGTGGTCGCCAAAGTCCAGCAGGTGGACGGGATCACCCGTACTCTGACCTGCCCGGTCGTCCATCTCTAG
- a CDS encoding DUF3515 domain-containing protein, protein MTSFRHRPRRLPALVLLIAAAGCTTADDGAPVPVPSPDAKAAGLCRNLDSALPPTVDGLEREDPSPASKLTAGWGNPVIILRCGVERPAEMDDPAADGVEVDGVGWQLLRRDDGGFRFTTTLREAYVEVTIPAERADGGMAPLVDLAPAVKKAIPEGIAS, encoded by the coding sequence GTGACATCCTTCCGCCACCGGCCCCGCCGCCTGCCCGCCCTCGTCCTGCTGATCGCCGCCGCCGGCTGCACCACCGCGGACGACGGTGCCCCGGTGCCGGTCCCGAGCCCGGACGCGAAGGCCGCCGGACTGTGCCGGAACCTGGACTCGGCGCTGCCGCCGACCGTGGACGGCCTGGAGCGTGAGGACCCCTCGCCCGCCTCGAAGCTGACGGCGGGCTGGGGAAACCCGGTGATCATACTGCGCTGCGGTGTGGAACGGCCCGCCGAGATGGACGATCCCGCGGCGGACGGGGTCGAGGTCGACGGAGTGGGCTGGCAGTTGCTCAGGCGGGACGACGGAGGGTTCCGGTTCACCACGACGCTGCGGGAGGCGTACGTCGAGGTGACCATCCCCGCCGAGCGGGCGGACGGCGGAATGGCGCCGCTGGTCGATCTGGCCCCGGCCGTGAAGAAGGCGATCCCCGAGGGAATCGCCTCCTAG
- a CDS encoding IS481 family transposase, which produces MPHRNARLTVFGRRLLVERVCSGRPVAHVAAEMGISRATAHKWIRRWRAEGEAGLHDRSSRPHTTPHRTAASVETRVCDLRQSRKLGPARIGPILGLPASTVHRILTRHRLNRLAWLDRPTGTLIRRYERERPGELIHVDVKKLGRIPDGGGHKALGRQAGRATRNNMGFDYVHSAVDDHTRLAYSEIHGDEKTATCAGFLTRAATFFHSQGITRIERVLTDNAWAYRKGLAWKAVLAELGATGKLTRAYRPQTNGKVERFNRTLLDEWAYLRPYTSNTERTEALADFLHTYNHHRCHTALDGHPPISRVNNAAGQYT; this is translated from the coding sequence GTGCCCCACCGTAATGCCCGGCTGACCGTCTTCGGTAGAAGACTGCTGGTCGAACGTGTCTGCTCAGGCCGTCCGGTCGCTCACGTGGCCGCCGAGATGGGTATCTCCCGGGCCACGGCTCACAAATGGATCCGCAGGTGGCGGGCTGAAGGCGAGGCGGGCCTGCACGACCGGTCGAGCCGGCCTCACACGACGCCGCACCGGACCGCGGCCTCGGTCGAAACCCGCGTCTGCGACCTGCGACAGAGCCGCAAGCTCGGGCCGGCCAGGATCGGCCCGATCCTGGGCCTGCCCGCCTCGACCGTCCACCGGATCCTGACCCGCCACCGGCTCAACCGCCTGGCCTGGCTCGACCGCCCCACCGGCACGCTGATCCGCCGCTACGAACGCGAGCGTCCCGGGGAACTCATCCACGTCGACGTGAAGAAACTCGGCCGGATCCCCGACGGCGGCGGTCACAAAGCGCTGGGCCGCCAGGCCGGCCGGGCCACCCGCAACAACATGGGCTTCGACTACGTCCACTCCGCCGTCGACGACCACACCCGCCTCGCCTACAGCGAGATCCACGGCGACGAGAAGACCGCGACCTGCGCGGGCTTCCTCACCCGCGCGGCCACGTTCTTCCACAGCCAGGGCATCACCCGGATCGAGCGGGTGCTGACCGACAACGCCTGGGCCTACCGCAAGGGCCTGGCCTGGAAGGCAGTCCTGGCCGAGCTCGGCGCGACCGGCAAGCTGACCCGGGCCTACCGGCCGCAGACCAACGGCAAGGTCGAACGCTTCAACCGCACCCTGCTCGACGAATGGGCCTACCTGCGGCCCTACACCTCAAACACCGAACGGACCGAAGCCCTGGCAGACTTCCTCCACACCTACAACCACCACCGCTGCCACACCGCACTGGACGGACACCCGCCCATCAGCCGTGTCAACAACGCTGCGGGTCAATACACCTAG
- a CDS encoding D-alanine--D-alanine ligase family protein has protein sequence MSTENLPQSPEPPRKPRVAVVFGGRSSEHGISMVTAGAVLAAIDRSAYDVLPIGITREGRWVLTADEPERMAITERRTPSVDQLAESADGAVVLPVDPGNREVVYSEPGSVPKALGEVDVVFPVLHGPYGEDGTLQGLLELSGVPYVGSGVLASAVGQDKEYMKRVFASFGLKVGPYEVIRPRDWERDRPAARKRIVDFAAEHGWPLFVKPARAGSSIGITKVEDLAGLDEAIEEARAHDPKILVEAALRGREIECGVLEFEDGPRASVPAEIPPPSSQAYYDFEAKYIDSTPGIVPAPLTPEETAEVRRLAVEAFEAASCEGLVRADFFLTEDGEFVINEINTMPGFTPISMYPQMWQASGVGYPELVDRLISAALRRSTGLR, from the coding sequence ATGAGCACCGAGAACCTCCCCCAGAGCCCTGAGCCGCCGCGCAAGCCGCGGGTGGCCGTCGTGTTCGGCGGACGCAGCTCCGAACACGGGATCTCCATGGTCACCGCGGGCGCCGTCCTCGCGGCCATCGACCGGTCGGCGTACGACGTCCTGCCGATCGGCATCACCCGCGAAGGCCGGTGGGTGCTCACGGCCGACGAACCGGAACGCATGGCCATCACCGAGCGGCGCACGCCCAGCGTGGACCAGCTCGCCGAGTCCGCCGACGGCGCCGTGGTGCTGCCCGTCGACCCGGGCAACCGCGAAGTCGTCTACAGCGAGCCCGGTTCGGTGCCCAAGGCGCTCGGCGAGGTGGACGTCGTCTTCCCGGTGCTGCACGGCCCCTACGGGGAGGACGGCACCCTCCAGGGCCTGCTGGAACTGTCCGGGGTCCCCTACGTCGGCTCGGGCGTGCTCGCCTCGGCCGTCGGCCAGGACAAGGAGTACATGAAGCGGGTCTTCGCCTCCTTCGGGCTGAAGGTCGGCCCCTACGAGGTGATCCGGCCCCGCGACTGGGAGCGGGACCGGCCCGCCGCCCGCAAGCGGATCGTGGACTTCGCCGCGGAGCACGGCTGGCCGCTCTTCGTGAAGCCCGCCCGCGCCGGCTCCTCGATCGGCATCACCAAGGTCGAGGACCTCGCCGGGCTCGACGAGGCCATCGAGGAGGCCCGCGCCCACGACCCGAAGATCCTCGTCGAGGCGGCCCTGCGGGGCCGGGAGATCGAGTGCGGGGTGCTGGAGTTCGAGGACGGCCCCCGGGCCTCCGTCCCCGCCGAGATCCCGCCGCCCTCCTCGCAGGCGTACTACGACTTCGAGGCCAAGTACATCGACTCCACGCCGGGCATCGTCCCCGCCCCGCTCACGCCGGAGGAGACCGCCGAGGTGCGGCGGCTGGCCGTCGAGGCGTTCGAGGCGGCCTCCTGCGAGGGGCTGGTGCGCGCGGACTTCTTCCTCACCGAGGACGGCGAGTTCGTGATCAACGAGATCAACACGATGCCCGGTTTCACGCCGATCTCGATGTACCCGCAGATGTGGCAGGCGAGCGGCGTCGGCTACCCGGAGCTGGTGGACCGGCTCATCTCGGCGGCGCTGCGCCGCTCCACGGGCCTGCGCTGA
- a CDS encoding NAD(P)H-dependent glycerol-3-phosphate dehydrogenase, which translates to MSTAVRAAVFGTGSWGTAFGAVLADAGCEVTLWGRRAALADAVNSTRTNPDYLPGVELPANLRATTDAAEAAAGADFTVLAVPSQTLRENLAAWTSLLAPGTVLVSLMKGVELGSAMRMSEVIEDVAGAAADRVAVVTGPNLAREIAARMPAAAVVACRDEEVARRLQTACHTPYFRPYTNTDVVGCELGGAVKNVIGLAVGIADGMGLGDNAKGSLITRGLAETTRLGVALGADPLTFSGLAGLGDLVATCSSPLSRNHTFGTNLGKGMTLQETIAVTRQTAEGVKSCESVLDLARRHGVDMPITETVVAIVHEGKSPVTAVAELMGRSAKPERR; encoded by the coding sequence GTGAGCACAGCGGTCAGGGCGGCCGTCTTCGGCACCGGTTCCTGGGGCACCGCCTTCGGCGCGGTCCTCGCCGACGCGGGATGCGAGGTGACCCTGTGGGGGCGCCGCGCCGCACTCGCCGACGCGGTCAACTCCACCCGCACCAACCCGGACTACCTGCCCGGGGTGGAACTCCCGGCGAACCTGCGGGCCACCACCGACGCCGCCGAGGCCGCCGCGGGCGCGGACTTCACCGTCCTCGCCGTCCCCTCCCAGACGCTGCGCGAGAACCTGGCCGCCTGGACGTCGCTGCTGGCGCCCGGCACCGTCCTCGTCTCGCTGATGAAGGGCGTCGAACTCGGCTCCGCGATGCGGATGAGCGAGGTCATCGAGGACGTCGCCGGCGCCGCCGCCGACCGGGTCGCCGTCGTCACCGGCCCCAACCTGGCCCGCGAGATCGCCGCGCGCATGCCGGCCGCCGCCGTGGTCGCCTGCCGCGACGAGGAGGTGGCCCGCCGCCTCCAGACCGCCTGCCACACCCCCTACTTCCGCCCCTACACCAACACCGACGTGGTCGGCTGCGAACTGGGCGGCGCCGTCAAGAACGTCATCGGCCTCGCCGTCGGCATCGCGGACGGCATGGGCCTCGGCGACAACGCCAAGGGCTCCCTCATCACCCGCGGGCTCGCCGAGACCACCCGGCTCGGCGTGGCGCTCGGCGCGGACCCGCTGACCTTCTCCGGACTGGCCGGACTCGGCGACCTGGTGGCCACCTGCTCCTCGCCGCTCTCCCGCAACCACACCTTCGGCACCAACCTCGGCAAGGGCATGACCCTCCAGGAGACCATCGCGGTCACCCGGCAGACCGCCGAGGGCGTCAAGTCCTGCGAGTCCGTGCTGGATCTGGCCCGCCGGCACGGCGTCGACATGCCGATCACCGAGACGGTCGTCGCCATCGTGCACGAGGGCAAGTCCCCGGTGACCGCCGTGGCCGAACTGATGGGGCGCAGCGCCAAGCCCGAGCGGCGCTGA
- a CDS encoding lysophospholipid acyltransferase family protein: MPRRRIGFWYRFAAVICKPPLVVLLKRDWRGMENIPADGGFITAVNHNSHVDPFAYAHYQYNTGRVPRFLAKSGLFRKGLVGAAMRGTGQIPVYRESTDALSAFRAAIDAVERGECVAFYPEGTLTRDPDGWPMTGKTGAARVALQTRCPVIPVAQWGCNELLPPYAKKPHLLPRKTHRVLAGPPVDLSRFYGQEMTAELLKEVTEAIMADVTRLLEEIRGEKAPETPYDPRRERIEQRRRTEAQTQTPAQERAQEQHAEGQST, encoded by the coding sequence GTGCCCCGCCGCCGAATCGGCTTCTGGTACCGCTTCGCCGCGGTGATCTGCAAACCGCCGCTGGTGGTTCTGCTCAAGCGGGACTGGCGGGGAATGGAGAACATTCCGGCCGACGGCGGATTCATCACCGCCGTGAACCACAATTCGCACGTCGATCCCTTCGCGTACGCGCACTATCAGTACAACACCGGACGGGTGCCGCGGTTCCTGGCGAAGAGCGGTCTTTTCCGGAAAGGTCTCGTCGGCGCCGCGATGCGCGGCACCGGGCAGATCCCCGTCTACCGCGAGAGCACCGACGCGCTCAGCGCCTTCCGCGCCGCGATCGACGCGGTGGAGCGCGGCGAGTGCGTCGCCTTCTACCCGGAGGGCACCCTGACCCGCGACCCCGACGGCTGGCCCATGACCGGCAAGACCGGCGCGGCGCGCGTCGCGCTCCAGACCCGCTGCCCGGTGATCCCGGTCGCCCAGTGGGGCTGCAACGAACTCCTGCCGCCCTACGCCAAGAAGCCCCACCTGCTGCCGCGCAAGACCCACCGCGTGCTGGCCGGGCCGCCGGTCGACCTCTCCCGCTTCTACGGCCAGGAGATGACCGCGGAACTGCTCAAGGAGGTCACCGAGGCCATCATGGCCGACGTGACCCGGCTGCTGGAGGAGATCCGGGGCGAGAAGGCGCCCGAGACCCCCTACGACCCGCGTCGCGAGCGGATCGAGCAGCGGCGCCGCACCGAGGCGCAGACGCAGACGCCGGCGCAGGAGCGGGCACAGGAGCAGCACGCGGAAGGGCAGAGCACGTGA
- the cofC gene encoding 2-phospho-L-lactate guanylyltransferase: MQWTLVVPVKPLARAKSRLADTAHDGVRPGLALAFAQDTVAAALACPAVAGVAVVTDDPRAAGALAALGAGVVPDEPDAGLNAALAHGAARVRALLPESAVAALNADLPALRPVELARALSAAACFPRAFLPDAAGIGTTLLTAAPGRELSPAFGVRSRFRHRASGAAELLPAGVDSVRQDVDTGEDLRTALALGVGPHTAAVAARLPAVGT; the protein is encoded by the coding sequence GTGCAGTGGACCCTGGTGGTACCCGTGAAGCCCTTGGCCCGGGCCAAGAGCAGGCTGGCGGACACGGCCCACGACGGGGTGCGGCCGGGGCTCGCGCTGGCGTTCGCCCAGGACACCGTGGCGGCCGCGCTGGCCTGCCCGGCGGTCGCGGGTGTGGCCGTCGTCACGGACGATCCGCGGGCGGCCGGCGCCCTGGCGGCCCTCGGCGCCGGCGTCGTCCCGGACGAACCGGACGCCGGTCTGAACGCCGCCCTGGCCCACGGCGCGGCGCGGGTGCGGGCGCTCCTCCCCGAAAGCGCGGTGGCCGCGCTGAACGCGGATCTCCCCGCGCTGCGGCCGGTGGAATTGGCCCGCGCGCTGTCGGCGGCGGCGTGTTTCCCCCGCGCTTTTCTCCCGGACGCGGCGGGAATCGGCACGACCTTGCTGACGGCCGCCCCGGGCCGGGAATTGTCACCGGCTTTCGGCGTGCGTTCCCGCTTCCGCCACCGCGCGTCGGGCGCGGCGGAGCTGCTCCCCGCCGGGGTGGATTCCGTACGGCAGGACGTCGACACCGGCGAGGACCTGCGGACGGCGCTGGCGCTGGGGGTGGGTCCTCATACGGCCGCGGTGGCCGCGCGGTTGCCCGCGGTGGGGACGTAG
- a CDS encoding HU family DNA-binding protein translates to MNKAQLVEAIADKLGGRQQAADAVDAVLDALVRAVVAGDRVSVTGFGSFEKVERPARYARNPQTGERVRVKKTSVPRFRAGQGFKDLVSGSKKLPKNDIAVKKAPKGSLSGPTPTIAKAAGKKAAAKKATTAAKKATPTAKKTTAAKKATPAKKTGAAKTTAAAKKSTAKKATAKTTTATAKKTAAKKAPAKKATAKKAPAKKSTARKTTAKKTTARKK, encoded by the coding sequence GTGAACAAGGCGCAGCTCGTAGAAGCGATTGCCGACAAGCTGGGCGGACGGCAGCAGGCCGCCGACGCCGTCGACGCGGTCCTGGACGCCCTCGTCCGCGCGGTGGTCGCGGGGGACCGGGTGTCGGTCACCGGTTTCGGTTCCTTCGAGAAGGTGGAGCGTCCCGCCCGCTACGCCCGCAACCCCCAGACGGGCGAGCGGGTTCGGGTCAAGAAGACCTCCGTGCCCCGCTTCCGCGCGGGCCAGGGTTTCAAGGACCTGGTGAGCGGCTCGAAGAAGCTCCCGAAGAACGACATCGCGGTCAAGAAGGCCCCCAAGGGCAGCCTGTCGGGCCCCACGCCGACCATCGCCAAGGCCGCGGGAAAGAAGGCCGCCGCCAAGAAGGCGACCACGGCGGCGAAGAAGGCCACCCCCACGGCGAAGAAGACCACCGCGGCGAAGAAGGCCACCCCCGCCAAGAAGACGGGCGCGGCCAAGACCACGGCGGCGGCGAAGAAGAGCACGGCGAAGAAGGCCACGGCGAAGACCACCACCGCCACGGCGAAGAAGACCGCCGCCAAGAAGGCTCCCGCGAAGAAGGCGACCGCCAAGAAGGCCCCCGCCAAGAAGTCGACCGCCCGCAAGACCACCGCCAAGAAGACCACCGCCCGCAAGAAGTAG
- the leuD gene encoding 3-isopropylmalate dehydratase small subunit, translating into MEAFTTHTGRAVPLRRSNVDTDQIIPAHWLKKVTRDGFEDGLFEAWRKDPSFVLNQPEREGASVLVAGPDFGTGSSREHAVWALQNYGFKAVISSRFADIFRGNSLKNGLLTVVLDQKVVDALWALTDADPQAEITVDLEAREVRAEGVTAAFELDENSRWRLLNGLDDISLTLRDESDIAAYEATRPSFKPRTLPV; encoded by the coding sequence ATGGAAGCCTTCACCACCCACACCGGCCGGGCCGTCCCGCTGCGCCGCAGCAACGTCGACACCGACCAGATCATCCCCGCCCACTGGCTCAAGAAGGTCACCCGGGACGGTTTCGAGGACGGGCTCTTCGAGGCCTGGCGCAAGGACCCGTCCTTCGTGCTGAACCAGCCCGAGCGCGAGGGCGCCTCGGTCCTGGTGGCCGGCCCCGACTTCGGCACCGGCTCCTCCCGCGAGCACGCCGTCTGGGCCCTGCAGAACTACGGCTTCAAGGCCGTGATCTCCTCCCGGTTCGCCGACATCTTCCGCGGCAACTCGCTGAAGAACGGCCTGCTGACCGTGGTCCTCGACCAGAAGGTCGTGGACGCCCTCTGGGCGCTGACCGACGCCGACCCGCAGGCCGAGATCACCGTCGACCTGGAGGCTCGCGAGGTCCGCGCCGAGGGCGTCACCGCCGCCTTCGAGCTGGACGAGAACTCCCGCTGGCGGCTGCTGAACGGCCTCGACGACATCTCGCTCACGCTCCGCGACGAGAGCGACATCGCCGCCTACGAGGCGACGCGCCCGTCCTTCAAGCCGCGGACGCTCCCGGTCTGA